A genome region from Streptomyces sp. S4.7 includes the following:
- a CDS encoding ABC transporter ATP-binding protein gives MNSIHVSNLVKTFGPVRALDGLDLTVARGEVHGLLGPNGAGKSTTIRILLGLLRADSGTTELLEGDPWADAVGLHRRLAYVPGDVNLWPNLSGGESIDLLGKLRGGIDKGRRDELLERFKLDPTKKFRTYSKGNRQKVALVAALASDVELFIFDEPTSGLDPLMESVFQESVLEIKNAGKTVLLSSHILAEAEVLCDRVSIIRDGRTVESGTMSELRHLTRMTISVQTERELDGLDGLAGVHDLKSDHDGVHFDVDTSHLDAVLRHVTQYGVRSLTSTPPTLEELFLRHYGDELPGQRSEVGAKL, from the coding sequence ATGAACTCCATTCATGTGTCGAACCTGGTGAAGACTTTTGGTCCGGTGCGAGCACTCGACGGGCTGGACCTGACAGTTGCCAGAGGGGAGGTGCACGGCCTCCTCGGCCCGAACGGCGCGGGCAAGTCCACGACGATCCGCATCCTGCTGGGTCTGCTGCGGGCCGACTCCGGCACCACCGAACTGCTTGAGGGCGACCCCTGGGCCGACGCGGTCGGACTGCACCGCAGACTCGCCTACGTGCCCGGAGACGTGAACCTCTGGCCGAACCTGTCGGGCGGCGAATCCATCGATCTGCTCGGCAAGTTGCGCGGAGGGATCGACAAGGGCCGCCGCGACGAGCTTCTGGAGCGGTTCAAGCTCGATCCGACGAAAAAGTTCCGCACCTATTCCAAGGGAAACCGCCAGAAGGTCGCCCTCGTCGCCGCGCTGGCCTCGGACGTCGAGCTGTTCATCTTCGACGAGCCCACCTCGGGTCTCGACCCGCTCATGGAGTCCGTCTTCCAGGAGAGCGTCCTGGAGATCAAGAACGCCGGAAAGACCGTCCTGCTGTCCAGCCACATCCTGGCCGAGGCCGAGGTCCTGTGCGACCGGGTGAGCATCATCCGCGACGGCCGGACCGTGGAATCGGGCACCATGAGCGAGCTGCGCCACCTCACCCGGATGACCATCTCCGTACAGACCGAGCGTGAACTCGACGGCCTGGACGGGCTGGCGGGCGTGCACGACCTCAAGAGCGACCACGACGGTGTGCACTTCGACGTCGACACCAGCCACCTGGACGCGGTGCTGCGCCACGTCACCCAGTACGGGGTCCGCTCGCTCACCAGCACGCCGCCCACCCTGGAAGAGCTCTTCCTGCGGCACTACGGCGACGAGCTGCCCGGTCAGAGGTCAGAGGTCGGAGCCAAGCTGTGA
- a CDS encoding anibiotic ABC transporter, translated as MSFTGTGNLLRLALRRDRVQLPVWIVALTLVTSSTVSSVISLYASEQERLSAQQAAAENAVALVFNGLVSGTSEGATAMTQALLLVLVAAALMSSMTVVRHTRQNEETGRAELIGSSAVGRHAALTAALILAVLANVVLALVTTVTLIGSGLSAGGSLAAGAAIGVVGIAFAGVAAVTAQIWESSRAANGAAAAFLGLAFLLRAVGDAAGSLSENSTRVSSSWPSWLSPIGWGQQIRPFDDNAWWVLILPVAAFVGLVGAAFALTKVRDVGMGLRAVKLGPPSAAPSLLSPFGLAWRLQRGALLGWAVGVVIMGFAFGAVGDEINDLVGESERTAEIVEQLGGAGSLVDSYLSATVGLLGLAIGAYAVQLLNRMRSEETTGGLESLLSTSVSRYRWLTSQIACAVIGIVALTLLSGLSAGLGYGIASGDIGGGLVDLTAAALARLPAVLVLAGVTVAAFGMLPRLSVVLPWGVFAICLLIGQVGAALDLPEAVLDLSPYSHVPQMPSADFAAGPVLVLLLIAAVLMAGGAALFRRRNLSI; from the coding sequence GTGAGCTTCACCGGAACGGGAAACCTGCTACGGCTCGCGCTGCGCCGCGACCGCGTCCAACTGCCGGTGTGGATCGTCGCCCTGACACTCGTCACGTCGTCGACGGTCTCCAGTGTGATCAGCCTGTACGCGAGCGAACAGGAACGTCTCAGCGCCCAGCAGGCCGCGGCCGAGAACGCCGTGGCCCTGGTCTTCAACGGCCTGGTCTCCGGCACCAGTGAAGGCGCCACCGCGATGACGCAGGCGCTGCTGCTCGTCCTGGTCGCCGCCGCACTGATGAGCTCGATGACCGTCGTACGGCACACCCGGCAGAACGAGGAGACCGGCCGGGCCGAGCTGATCGGCTCCTCCGCCGTCGGCCGGCACGCCGCCCTCACCGCCGCGCTCATCCTCGCCGTACTGGCCAACGTGGTACTGGCACTCGTCACCACCGTCACGCTGATCGGCAGCGGACTGTCCGCCGGCGGCTCCCTCGCCGCCGGCGCCGCGATCGGCGTGGTCGGCATCGCCTTCGCGGGTGTCGCCGCCGTCACCGCGCAGATCTGGGAGAGCTCACGCGCCGCGAACGGCGCCGCGGCCGCCTTCCTCGGACTCGCGTTCCTGCTGCGCGCCGTCGGCGACGCCGCCGGCTCACTCAGCGAGAACAGCACCCGGGTGTCGAGTTCCTGGCCGTCATGGCTCTCGCCCATCGGCTGGGGCCAGCAGATCCGGCCGTTCGACGACAACGCCTGGTGGGTGCTGATCCTGCCGGTCGCCGCCTTCGTGGGGCTGGTGGGCGCGGCCTTCGCGCTGACCAAGGTACGGGACGTGGGCATGGGCCTGCGGGCCGTCAAGCTCGGCCCGCCGAGCGCCGCACCGTCACTGCTCAGCCCGTTCGGCCTGGCCTGGCGGCTCCAGCGCGGCGCCCTGCTCGGCTGGGCGGTGGGTGTCGTGATCATGGGCTTCGCCTTCGGCGCCGTGGGCGACGAGATCAACGACCTCGTCGGCGAAAGCGAACGCACGGCCGAGATCGTCGAACAACTGGGTGGCGCCGGCTCGCTGGTGGACTCCTATCTGTCCGCGACCGTCGGACTGCTGGGCCTGGCCATCGGCGCGTACGCGGTGCAGCTGCTCAACCGGATGCGCTCCGAGGAGACCACGGGCGGCCTCGAATCCCTGCTCTCCACCTCGGTCAGCAGATACCGGTGGCTGACCAGCCAGATCGCCTGCGCGGTCATCGGCATCGTGGCCCTCACCCTGCTGAGCGGGCTCAGCGCCGGCCTCGGATACGGCATCGCCTCCGGCGACATCGGCGGCGGCCTCGTCGACCTCACCGCCGCCGCCCTGGCGCGGCTCCCCGCCGTACTGGTCCTGGCGGGTGTCACCGTCGCCGCCTTCGGAATGCTGCCGCGACTGTCGGTCGTACTGCCGTGGGGCGTCTTCGCGATCTGTCTGCTGATCGGTCAGGTCGGCGCCGCGCTGGACCTTCCGGAGGCGGTGCTGGACCTGTCGCCGTACAGCCATGTCCCGCAGATGCCCTCGGCGGACTTCGCCGCGGGGCCGGTGCTGGTGCTGCTGCTCATCGCGGCCGTGCTCATGGCCGGTGGCGCCGCGCTCTTCCGGCGGCGGAACCTGAGCATCTGA
- a CDS encoding MarR family transcriptional regulator: MPDTEAAQDAAVAQFVERFALSLSAFAFPRMAARVFVAVLISEKGRLTSRELADTLQVSLAAVSQSVQYLQQVGLISKDREPGQRRDNYRLHDEGWYEMFARRDEAFLQMEELLAAGSDALGPDSSGARRLDETRRFMEFVRTEVADMLRRWQESSARHGVTEK; encoded by the coding sequence ATGCCCGATACCGAGGCGGCCCAGGACGCGGCGGTCGCCCAGTTCGTCGAGCGTTTCGCGTTGAGCCTGTCCGCGTTCGCCTTCCCGCGTATGGCCGCCCGTGTGTTCGTGGCGGTTCTCATCTCCGAGAAGGGCCGGCTGACCTCCCGTGAGCTTGCGGACACCTTGCAGGTGAGCCTGGCCGCCGTCTCGCAGTCGGTGCAGTACCTCCAGCAGGTGGGGCTCATCTCCAAGGACCGCGAGCCCGGTCAGCGCCGCGACAACTACCGCCTGCACGACGAGGGTTGGTACGAGATGTTCGCCCGCCGGGACGAGGCGTTCCTCCAGATGGAGGAACTGCTGGCCGCCGGGTCCGACGCGCTGGGTCCGGACTCCTCCGGTGCGCGGCGGCTGGACGAGACGCGCAGATTCATGGAGTTCGTCAGGACCGAGGTCGCGGACATGCTGCGCCGCTGGCAGGAGTCCAGTGCCCGTCACGGCGTGACGGAGAAGTAG